From Triplophysa dalaica isolate WHDGS20190420 chromosome 16, ASM1584641v1, whole genome shotgun sequence:
AATGCCTTTCTTTCGAAAAAAAGGTTGCAATGTAACGTTAGCTGCACTTGTGCATGACATAAATCCAGATTTAACTGTTAGGTGCACAAAGATCCATTGTGCTACTTTGACCTGTGCTCGTTATTCTTGTTTTCTGTATTCTGATATGCTACAgtgtattcatttgtattaattccGCTTTGTCTTTCGCCCACTTTTCAGCGTAGACTTCATACAGCAAATAAACAGTAATATAGTTATACCATATGTTGCGCGTATTCTATGTACAAAGACTTTATctagaaaaatgtttgtaatttgTATTGCGTCTAACTGCATCTTCATCTGCCTGAATGCATCCGCATACACAAGACGAGATTAGttgtttaacataaaaatcTTGTATaatcttcatttatatttatttataaatgaactaGTTGCTTTAAATTCCTCTACAGGTGATTAAATGCAAGGCAGCTGTGGCTTGGGAGGCTGGGAAGCCTCTTTCCATTGAGGAGGTGGAGGTTGCTCCCCCCAAGGCCCATGAAGTTAGAGTTAAGGTAACCATTAATCTGAACATTGTACCTCTTTATAGAAACAAAAGGTTATGTGGTATGAACAGCCCCTTCTAGATTTGCCTTTTAAAGTGATATAcaactctgtctttctttcatttgGGTGTCACACTTAAGATGTGGTGTCCATTGAGATctttgattttgagatgaagAATTAGATATTTTGTGATTGTATCATCTCAGTACTACCCTATAGTTCACCCTGCTTGACTTAGTCAAAGTGTTATGAGTTAAAGTTGCAACGGCCTCTGTAATAAACCGGCTTGCTACTGCACCCTGTCAAAGTTCCATGTTTTGTGACAGATTTACACCTATGTCAGGTAAACAGAGGTTAAGTTTTGACCCAGCTATCTTGTCTTCAGCATGTTTATGCAAAGTAAAAAACCCTATGCATTTCAAATTTACACAGTTATAGAatgattatatttttttactgtgtcTCAAACTGTTTTTATCTTCAGATCCATGCGACAGGCGTGTGCCATACTGATGCACACACCCTGAGCGGAAGTGACCCTGAGGGGACGTTTCCTGTCATCCTTGGACATGAGGGAGCAGGCACTGTCGAGAGTGTTGGAGAAGGGGTCACCAAATTCAAACCAGGCAAGTTAAAAAACTTTGATCTGTGTAGCCTCTTCTGAAGgcatttcaaaatgttaagaCTTGAGCGGGATTCCTGAAATTGTCTTATTTCTCATTAAGGTGATGTTGTAGTTCCACTATATGTACCACAGTGTGGAGAATGCAAGTTTTGTAAGAGTCCCAAAACCAACCTGTGCCAGAAAATCAGGTTATCATgtgtatattatttacatttacatgcatgtatttttcagaccttcttatgaatttgtttttgtacaCATTTAGGGTGACCCAGGGTCAGGGTCTGATGCCAGATAAGACCTCCAGGTTCACCTGCAAAGGCAAGCAGATCTTTCACTTTATGGGTACCAGCACATTTTCCGAGTACACCGTAGTGGCCGACATCTCTCTGGCCAAAGTAGATGATCAAGCTCCTATGGACAAAGTGTGTCTCCTGGGCTGTGGGATCTCTACTGGATATGGAGCTGCCCTCAATACGGCTAAGGTATGATCCTGCTGTTAATATTCTCTGTATTACTAGATTATAAGGTGCTTTAAAATGTCCCATGCTTAGCTGACACATATATACCCTATTAGGTGGAAGCTGGTTCTACATGTGCTGTTTTCGGTTTGGGAGCAGTGGGCCTTGCTGTCATTATGGGCTGCAAGTCACTCGGAGCCACCCGGATTATTGGCATTGACATCAACCCAGACAAGTTTGAAATTGCCAAGAAGTTTGGAGCCACTGAGTTTGTGAATCCTAAGGACCACAGTAAGCCAATTCAGGAGGTGCTGGTGGAGATGACAGATGGAGGAGTTGACTATTCCTTCGAATGCATCGGAAACGTTGGAATTATGGTAGGCCATAAAAAAAGCATCTGTTTAGTTTGAGATGAATGCACAGATGTTGCCATGGTGACTCCATAATGTGCACTTTGACTACACAATTGACCTGTTGTTTTGTACAGCTTGGCTTTAATAGGAGGACCATCGTTATTGACCATTTGTATTGAATTTCAGAGAGCTGCTCTTGAGGCCTGCCACAAAGGCTGGGGAACCAGCGTCATCATTGGTGTGGCTGGAGCAGGTCAAGAAATCTCAACCCGCCCATTTCAGCTGGTTACAGGGCGTACGTGGAAAGGCACAGCTTTTGGTGGTAggtggttttattttttccctgTTCTATTTtctaatttaaacaaacaatctcTGCATTCTCATCAGAGAATGGTTGAGAGCCTGGTATATAACAATGTTGATTTACCTGATATACACAGTCCACTGCATGCAATAATGCGTTCTTTTGTCTTTAAGGCTGGAAGAGTGTGGAAAGTGTTCCTAAGCTTGTGAATGACTACATGAGCAAGAAGCTAATGGTGGATGAGTTTGTCACGGACACTTTGCCCTTTACCAAGATCAATGAGGCCTTTGAtctgatgcatgctgggaagaGGTGCGTTCATGTTTTTActtcttgcaatatttttgtttatgcaATATGAAAAACAATTAACATCTAATCCAAATTTACTTTTCTCCTGTGTCTCCCACAGTATCCGAACAGTACTGCAGTTATAAGCATCCACGAGTCACGAGCCTCATGTTTCGTGTCTTGCCATGAATATaacaaacaaagcatttcaaatCTTTGTCGATACTTGGTACTTACAATAGTGACTAGTTCCAGTTACACGCTGAATAAATATGGTTACAAAATATAAACTGCGTGCTtccttttatgattttttttatgtttgttgcaGAGGGTCAAATTCTGTAATAACGCGGATATACATCTGCTCTTCTGTCATAAATCCTGCTTGTTTATCCATATTCTGCTTGCTTTAATTCCTTAGAAGCTATGAGATTAacattaatcaaatattttggaCCAGAATAAAATTctgttaaaataatttcattaagTGAAGTCATGGCAGAATTATGGTTTTAATAAGCGCTTTCCCCATAAACATCTGCTCTTAGTCATTCAGTAGTATTACACGcgattaaagaaatgtatagtgcgaatgcatacatttattaattaaaatgaaaatataaatatcttcTCTCAAGCGGTGGGAATCTCAATGCAATGTAGCAAAGTCCCTTTCAAACAAGTCGCCACACTCGGCAGCCTATCTGGTTCGTGTCCGGGCAGCAAGTTCTTCTTGACTAGGAAAATACCGATACCTTTAAAACTGcttgttaaaatgacaataaaacaacattattcGGCTGAACAATTAAATCTGTCATCAGCCGTACGATAAATATAGATTTTACATGCTTGAATTGCACTAAAACAATTTCCACATGGCTTCCCCTTTAGAGAATGGCTATTTTCAATAGAAGGCGGGACTTCCGTCGCTAGAACTGCCGCTCTGAGCGTTGTGCTTCCCCCATTGAGGCGTCTTGAATAAACCGAAAGTCTTTGATTTTAAACAGCGATCATTTCTCATTTTGGGGAGTGGAGTCCAAATTTCGCTCCTTTAGGGGGCGCTGTCTGGGCGCGGGCTGCTAGCACACTCACGTGGTCGGCCAATCAAATGGGTTTTCACGCACGGGGAAGACCCTTCACATTTGTGGAAGATGGCGACTGCTGAACCGGTGAGTCAAAATAAGTGCTCCCACAAACATTATTGTGAATATGTTTATTGACATTACTGGCAGTATCGACTGTTAAATATGATATATGTTTTCGGGGTTGATAAGATGCCTTAAACGAGTAGATTAATTGATGTGTAAAGACAGCAGACAGTCAAATGAgctgatgtttttattattagcCCTGTCGCACATATGCGtgctaaaaataacattaaactgTTAGGAGCCATTTAAGTGTTAACTGGCTTTGTAAAAAAAGGAAGAAGTGTCAACTTATTTAATATCTGTTCTGAGTTGTTGTTAAGCGAGTTGTTTATCTAAAATCCAGACCCATGGCTTGATGATGTGTCACTTAAAATGAGGAATGTCATGTAAACAAAATCCCTTTGACACGACGCTTATTTTGCACCAGAGTTGGACATGCCCCATATAATTCACTTCTTCTGACCAGAGCTCGAGATAAATTTATCATAAATCGTTTATTTTtggaaacaaacatttatgacgtgtatatattgtaatgagctttttaacatttgttattaTGGGTAAAACTGCAGTGCGTGCAGATTGACTAATGTAGGACTTCTGCTTTCGACCATGTCGTTTTCTATGAAATTCATCACTTGTTGAACGTTTAAGTCACAGATGAGCTGTCacaagtttttataaaaatatttgctgtTCTTTCTCCTTTCAATATAGGAAAATTCAACAAATCCAGCAATttcagaagaagaaaaaaatgacgaCAACAAGCAAGACATCGTGAGCCTTGAAGATTATATCAAACATCCTCTGCAGAATAGGTAAAGTCACCCGGGTCACATTTCCATAATGAAGCCGAGCAATAGCTACATGCCTGACAGAGTGATATTGATTTTGTTGTCGTTTGCAGATGGGCACTTTGgttctttaaaaatgacaaaagcaaaacatgGCAAGCTAATCTGCGTCTCATCTCAAAGTTTGATACAGTGGAAGACTTCTGGGCGTGAGTATT
This genomic window contains:
- the adh5 gene encoding alcohol dehydrogenase class-3, which encodes MDTTGKVIKCKAAVAWEAGKPLSIEEVEVAPPKAHEVRVKIHATGVCHTDAHTLSGSDPEGTFPVILGHEGAGTVESVGEGVTKFKPGDVVVPLYVPQCGECKFCKSPKTNLCQKIRVTQGQGLMPDKTSRFTCKGKQIFHFMGTSTFSEYTVVADISLAKVDDQAPMDKVCLLGCGISTGYGAALNTAKVEAGSTCAVFGLGAVGLAVIMGCKSLGATRIIGIDINPDKFEIAKKFGATEFVNPKDHSKPIQEVLVEMTDGGVDYSFECIGNVGIMRAALEACHKGWGTSVIIGVAGAGQEISTRPFQLVTGRTWKGTAFGGWKSVESVPKLVNDYMSKKLMVDEFVTDTLPFTKINEAFDLMHAGKSIRTVLQL